The following proteins are co-located in the Haloplanus sp. HW8-1 genome:
- a CDS encoding phosphoglucomutase/phosphomannomutase family protein: MDAISFGTDGWRARLDTFTDERVRVVGQAVADYLDDEGADAPVAVGYDARATSEGFAESLADVLTANGFDAVLPERDCPTPVIAWSVVDRGLAGALMVTASHNPPAYNGVKFIPGDGAPALPDVTDAIEARLAAPRAEGPRGSVERAPLVDAHAAHARELLDADLSGLTVAYDAMHGSGRGVTDALLESAGATVIRRRCERDTSFGGIPPEPSAEHLEGLVDLVVEGDADLGIANDGDADRLAVVTPERGFLDENRFFAAIYDALLAADSGPAVRTVSTTFLIDRIAAAHGEEVIETAVGFKWVAEAMVEHDALIGGEESGGFSIRGHVPEKDGVLMALLAADVAATDPLDDRVDRLLDTHGDVVADKVSVDCPDDRKAAVIDALGDAIPDAVAGRPVEDVVTLDGFKLLCADGSWLLVRPSGTEPKMRVYAEAESRDRVDAILEEGRELVAALV, from the coding sequence ATGGACGCCATTTCCTTCGGCACCGACGGGTGGCGCGCCCGCCTCGACACCTTCACCGACGAGCGGGTGCGCGTGGTCGGCCAGGCAGTCGCGGACTACCTCGACGACGAGGGAGCGGACGCCCCGGTCGCCGTCGGGTACGACGCCCGCGCGACCTCCGAGGGCTTTGCCGAGTCGCTGGCCGACGTACTCACCGCCAACGGGTTCGACGCCGTCCTCCCCGAGCGCGACTGTCCGACCCCCGTGATCGCGTGGTCGGTCGTGGACCGGGGGCTCGCCGGGGCGCTGATGGTCACCGCCTCCCACAACCCCCCGGCGTACAACGGCGTGAAGTTCATCCCCGGGGACGGCGCCCCCGCGCTGCCCGACGTCACCGACGCCATCGAGGCCCGCCTCGCCGCCCCGCGGGCCGAGGGGCCGCGGGGATCGGTCGAGCGCGCGCCGCTCGTCGACGCCCACGCCGCCCACGCCCGCGAACTGCTCGACGCCGACCTGTCGGGGCTGACGGTCGCGTACGACGCGATGCACGGCAGCGGCCGTGGCGTGACGGACGCCCTCCTCGAATCCGCGGGGGCGACCGTGATCCGCCGCCGCTGTGAGCGGGACACCTCCTTCGGCGGCATCCCCCCCGAACCGAGCGCAGAGCATCTTGAGGGCCTCGTCGACCTCGTGGTCGAGGGCGACGCCGACCTCGGGATCGCGAACGACGGCGACGCCGACCGCCTCGCGGTCGTCACGCCCGAGCGGGGCTTTCTCGACGAGAACCGCTTTTTCGCCGCCATCTACGACGCGCTTCTCGCCGCCGATTCGGGGCCCGCGGTCCGCACCGTCTCGACGACCTTCCTGATCGACCGGATCGCGGCCGCCCACGGCGAGGAGGTGATCGAGACGGCGGTCGGGTTCAAGTGGGTCGCCGAGGCCATGGTGGAACACGACGCCCTGATCGGCGGCGAGGAGTCCGGCGGCTTCTCCATCCGCGGCCACGTCCCCGAGAAGGACGGCGTGTTGATGGCGTTGCTCGCGGCGGACGTCGCGGCCACCGATCCGCTCGACGACCGGGTCGATCGACTACTCGACACCCACGGCGACGTCGTCGCCGACAAGGTGAGCGTCGACTGCCCGGACGACCGGAAGGCGGCCGTCATCGACGCCCTCGGCGACGCCATCCCCGACGCCGTCGCCGGGCGACCCGTCGAGGACGTCGTCACCCTCGACGGATTCAAACTCCTGTGTGCGGACGGCTCCTGGCTGCTCGTGCGCCCGAGCGGGACCGAACCCAAGATGCGGGTCTACGCCGAGGCCGAGAGCCGCGACCGGGTGGACGCCATCCTCGAGGAGGGCCGGGAACTGGTGGCGGCGCTCGTGTGA
- a CDS encoding GIY-YIG nuclease family protein, with product MHYVYVLECADGTYYTGYTTDVERRVAEHDAGEGAKYTRGRTPVDLVHVESYGTRSAAMSREHEIKSLSRQGKERLVAGVDAE from the coding sequence ATGCACTACGTCTACGTCCTCGAGTGTGCCGACGGCACGTACTACACGGGCTACACGACCGACGTGGAGCGCCGTGTGGCCGAACACGACGCCGGCGAGGGCGCGAAGTACACCCGCGGTCGGACGCCGGTGGACCTCGTTCACGTCGAGTCCTACGGCACGCGGTCGGCGGCGATGTCCCGCGAACACGAGATCAAGTCCCTCTCCCGGCAGGGCAAAGAGCGACTGGTCGCCGGCGTGGACGCCGAGTGA
- a CDS encoding DUF7563 family protein, producing the protein MARCDHCGSHVSERFARVFADASGRILACPSCSANAGIAEASRQRTPNA; encoded by the coding sequence ATGGCACGCTGCGATCACTGTGGGTCACACGTCTCGGAGCGCTTCGCGCGGGTGTTCGCCGACGCGAGTGGGCGGATCCTGGCTTGTCCGAGCTGCTCGGCCAACGCTGGTATCGCCGAAGCCTCCAGACAACGCACCCCAAACGCGTAA
- the larB gene encoding nickel pincer cofactor biosynthesis protein LarB, which produces MREVLDAVAAGELSPAEAEARLAGYATTDAGRFDAARERRRGIPEAVLADGKTPDEVASMADAALETTGRVIVTRADDAHVAAITDGLPTEASVDHDERARTLVVEAPGFEAPALDATVAVVTAGTSDAAVAGEAATLVRAVGATVDRVDDVGVAHLGRIVDHLDTLRGADVAVVAAGREGALPTVVAGLVDTPVIGLPVSTGYGFGGEGESALASTLQSCTVLSTVNIDDGFTAGAQAGLIARAVAAARDGGSA; this is translated from the coding sequence ATGCGCGAGGTTCTGGATGCGGTGGCGGCGGGAGAGTTGTCGCCGGCCGAGGCGGAAGCCCGACTCGCCGGGTACGCCACGACCGACGCTGGCCGGTTCGACGCCGCCCGCGAGCGCCGCCGGGGGATCCCCGAGGCGGTGCTCGCGGACGGCAAGACGCCAGACGAGGTGGCGTCGATGGCCGACGCCGCGCTGGAGACGACGGGACGAGTCATCGTCACCCGTGCCGACGACGCCCACGTCGCGGCCATCACGGACGGCCTACCGACGGAGGCGAGCGTCGACCACGACGAACGCGCCCGGACGCTCGTCGTCGAGGCGCCGGGGTTCGAGGCGCCGGCCCTCGACGCGACGGTGGCCGTCGTCACCGCGGGCACCTCCGACGCAGCAGTCGCCGGGGAGGCAGCGACGCTCGTCCGTGCCGTCGGCGCGACGGTCGACCGCGTCGACGACGTGGGCGTCGCCCATCTGGGTCGGATCGTCGACCACCTCGACACGCTGCGTGGAGCGGACGTGGCCGTCGTCGCCGCCGGTCGCGAAGGGGCGCTCCCGACGGTGGTCGCCGGCCTCGTCGACACGCCGGTGATCGGCCTACCGGTGTCGACGGGCTACGGCTTCGGTGGCGAGGGCGAGTCGGCACTAGCGAGCACGCTCCAGTCCTGTACCGTCCTCTCGACGGTCAACATCGACGACGGCTTCACCGCGGGAGCGCAGGCGGGACTGATCGCCCGGGCTGTCGCCGCCGCCCGCGACGGGGGATCGGCGTAA
- a CDS encoding DUF1931 family protein: MADLIVKAAVKEALQDKNVASDFYDALDEEVEELLADAARRAEQNDRKTVQPRDL, encoded by the coding sequence ATGGCAGACCTCATCGTCAAAGCCGCCGTCAAGGAAGCGCTCCAGGACAAAAACGTCGCTTCGGACTTCTACGATGCTCTCGACGAGGAAGTCGAGGAACTGCTCGCGGACGCCGCCCGGCGTGCCGAGCAGAACGACCGAAAGACCGTCCAGCCGCGCGACCTGTAA
- the rpiA gene encoding ribose-5-phosphate isomerase RpiA, whose product MKTPGGSDAAKRRAGEHAADLVTDGDVVGLGTGSTAAHAIRALGRAADAGLDVRGVATSYASRDLAREVGIPHVDLAGVERIDVAIDGADQVSDDLDLIKGGGAAHAREKVIAAAAERCVVVVDPSKEAGTLGRPVPIEVLPDARVTVRRALRDLGGEPTLRAAERKDGPVVTENGNLVFDCDFGSVTAPAALATDLAAVPGVVEHGLFVGLADEVHVGHADGVRVRTP is encoded by the coding sequence ATGAAGACGCCGGGTGGATCCGACGCGGCGAAGCGTCGTGCGGGGGAACACGCCGCGGATCTGGTGACCGACGGCGACGTCGTCGGCCTCGGGACGGGAAGCACCGCGGCCCACGCCATCCGGGCGCTGGGTCGGGCGGCCGATGCCGGTCTCGACGTACGGGGCGTCGCCACCTCCTACGCCTCCCGCGACCTGGCCCGCGAGGTCGGGATTCCACACGTCGACCTCGCCGGAGTCGAGCGGATCGACGTCGCCATCGACGGCGCCGATCAGGTGAGCGACGACCTCGATCTGATCAAAGGCGGTGGCGCCGCCCACGCCCGCGAGAAGGTCATTGCGGCGGCGGCGGAGCGGTGCGTCGTCGTCGTCGATCCGTCGAAGGAGGCAGGGACCCTCGGTCGACCGGTGCCGATCGAGGTGTTGCCGGACGCCCGGGTGACCGTCCGGCGGGCGCTCCGCGACCTTGGTGGGGAGCCGACGCTCCGGGCCGCCGAGCGGAAGGACGGACCAGTGGTGACCGAGAACGGCAACCTCGTCTTCGACTGTGATTTCGGGTCCGTGACCGCGCCCGCGGCGCTCGCGACCGACCTCGCGGCGGTGCCGGGCGTCGTCGAACACGGCCTGTTCGTCGGCCTCGCCGACGAAGTACACGTCGGCCACGCTGACGGCGTTCGCGTGCGGACGCCCTGA
- a CDS encoding signal recognition particle protein Srp54: MVLDNLGSSLRGTLSKLQGKSRLDEDDVQEVVKEIQRSLLQADVDVTLVMDLSESIETRALEEDPPGGTSARDHVLKIVYEELVDLIGESTDLPLESQTILLAGLQGSGKTTSAAKMAWWFSKKGLRPAVIQTDTFRPGAYDQAEQMADRAEVEFYGDPDGDDPVQIARDGLEATSDADVHIVDTAGRHALEDDLIAEIEEIESAVDPDRSLLVLDAAIGQGAKEQARQFGDSIGIDGVVITKLDGTAKGGGALTAVNETDSSIAFLGTGETVQDIERFEPNGFISRLLGMGDLKQLSERVERAMAETGTEEDDWDPEDIMEGSFTLKDMQKQMEAMNNMGPLDQVMDMIPGMGGGLMDQLPDDAMDVTQDRMRTFDVAMDSMTDDELENPRTIGQERVERIARGAGVPEESIRELLEQHKMMERTIKQFQGMGDGDMQRMMKKLQQGDGGGGMGGMGGMGPFG; the protein is encoded by the coding sequence ATGGTACTCGACAATCTCGGGAGTTCCCTCCGCGGCACCCTCTCGAAACTCCAGGGGAAGTCCCGGCTCGACGAGGACGACGTCCAGGAGGTCGTCAAGGAGATCCAGCGCTCCTTGCTCCAGGCGGACGTCGACGTCACCCTCGTGATGGACCTCTCGGAGTCGATCGAGACGCGTGCACTGGAGGAGGACCCCCCCGGTGGAACGAGCGCGCGGGATCACGTCCTGAAGATCGTCTACGAGGAACTCGTCGACCTGATCGGCGAGTCGACCGACCTGCCGCTGGAGTCCCAGACGATCCTGCTCGCCGGCCTTCAGGGGTCCGGCAAGACGACCTCCGCGGCGAAGATGGCGTGGTGGTTTTCGAAGAAGGGACTCCGCCCGGCGGTCATCCAGACCGACACCTTCCGGCCCGGCGCCTACGATCAGGCCGAGCAGATGGCCGATCGCGCCGAGGTCGAGTTCTACGGTGACCCCGACGGCGACGATCCCGTGCAGATCGCCCGCGACGGACTGGAGGCGACCAGCGACGCCGACGTCCACATCGTCGACACGGCGGGTCGACACGCTCTCGAAGACGATCTGATCGCCGAAATCGAGGAGATCGAGTCGGCCGTCGACCCCGACCGCTCGCTACTGGTCCTCGACGCCGCCATCGGCCAGGGCGCGAAAGAGCAGGCCCGACAGTTCGGCGACTCCATCGGCATCGACGGCGTCGTCATCACGAAACTCGACGGCACCGCCAAGGGGGGCGGCGCCCTCACCGCCGTCAACGAGACGGACTCCTCCATCGCCTTCCTCGGCACCGGGGAGACGGTCCAAGACATCGAGCGCTTCGAGCCCAACGGCTTCATCTCCCGGCTGCTCGGGATGGGCGACCTCAAACAGCTCTCGGAGCGCGTCGAACGCGCGATGGCCGAGACGGGGACCGAAGAGGACGACTGGGACCCCGAGGACATCATGGAGGGGTCGTTCACGCTCAAGGACATGCAAAAACAGATGGAGGCGATGAACAACATGGGGCCGCTGGATCAGGTGATGGACATGATCCCCGGGATGGGCGGCGGGCTGATGGACCAGTTGCCCGACGACGCGATGGACGTGACCCAGGATCGGATGCGGACGTTCGACGTGGCGATGGACTCGATGACCGACGACGAACTGGAGAACCCACGGACCATCGGCCAGGAGCGCGTCGAACGCATCGCCCGCGGCGCCGGCGTCCCCGAGGAGTCCATCCGCGAACTCCTCGAACAGCACAAGATGATGGAGCGCACGATCAAGCAGTTCCAGGGGATGGGCGACGGCGACATGCAGCGGATGATGAAGAAACTCCAGCAGGGCGACGGCGGCGGCGGCATGGGTGGCATGGGCGGCATGGGTCCGTTCGGGTGA
- a CDS encoding transposase, with product MSTTVTKTLQATFAPPTAHKQSKLNDLLETYRDGLQAAFDSGASTMSAVSDIVTPYDLPYQAKAALCNYVPKLRKTYNAKELDDEHPIRLTNQAAKFDHSEERDYEFTWWVPRPGRGTNFWIPLRINPEQEDLWHDLVSEDAKAGEIRLQQHRKNWVLHVTVEYPVEEPATDGDAMHIGLDIGETALVTGCALKDGSPTDPFVCSGSRAKHLRKETHTTLKRLQERDASEWRIEERFSHYQNALTDIVEKASREAVEYAKRFENPVLVMGNLTYIRERLDYGKYMNRRLHSWAFARLQGRIEDKATDAGIPVEYVNPAYTSQTCHSCNRIGRRDSQAEFRCPHDDCHVSTFQADINASANIARRVDPWGESVPLDKAERDDSPRDGSGCDTATAPTETASPSRGHERRTSLERHREMSETPSQMTLTAFQEPEPSTSVHETQSREPTRTGGSGDDD from the coding sequence ATGTCCACGACCGTCACGAAAACGTTGCAGGCGACGTTCGCGCCCCCCACCGCGCACAAGCAGTCGAAACTCAACGACCTGCTCGAAACCTACCGTGACGGTCTGCAAGCGGCGTTCGACTCCGGGGCGAGTACCATGTCGGCGGTGAGCGACATCGTGACGCCCTACGACCTCCCGTATCAGGCCAAAGCCGCCCTCTGTAACTACGTCCCGAAACTCCGCAAGACGTACAACGCGAAAGAGTTGGACGACGAACACCCGATACGGCTCACGAACCAAGCCGCGAAGTTCGACCACTCGGAGGAACGCGACTACGAGTTCACGTGGTGGGTTCCCCGTCCCGGTCGGGGAACGAACTTCTGGATACCGCTCCGCATCAACCCCGAACAGGAAGACCTCTGGCACGACCTGGTATCGGAGGACGCGAAGGCGGGCGAGATACGGCTTCAACAGCATCGGAAGAACTGGGTACTGCACGTCACCGTCGAGTACCCGGTCGAAGAACCAGCGACGGACGGTGACGCCATGCACATCGGCTTAGACATCGGAGAAACCGCCCTCGTTACGGGCTGTGCCCTCAAGGACGGTTCTCCGACTGACCCGTTCGTGTGTAGCGGAAGCAGAGCGAAGCATCTCCGCAAAGAGACGCACACAACCCTGAAACGCCTCCAAGAGCGTGACGCTTCGGAGTGGCGTATCGAAGAACGCTTCTCGCACTACCAGAACGCACTCACTGACATCGTGGAGAAGGCGTCTCGGGAAGCCGTCGAGTACGCCAAACGGTTTGAGAACCCGGTGTTGGTGATGGGGAATCTGACGTACATCCGTGAGCGTCTCGACTACGGGAAGTACATGAACCGTCGGCTTCACTCGTGGGCGTTCGCCCGACTCCAAGGGCGCATCGAGGACAAGGCGACTGACGCAGGCATCCCGGTCGAGTACGTGAATCCGGCGTACACCTCACAGACGTGCCACTCGTGCAACCGCATCGGTCGGCGGGATTCACAAGCCGAGTTCCGGTGTCCGCACGACGACTGTCACGTTTCGACGTTTCAGGCCGACATCAACGCTTCCGCGAATATCGCACGACGGGTTGACCCGTGGGGAGAGAGCGTCCCGCTTGACAAGGCGGAACGCGATGACTCGCCTCGGGATGGGAGCGGTTGTGACACCGCCACGGCTCCGACCGAGACGGCTTCGCCGTCTCGTGGTCACGAGAGACGTACGTCTCTCGAACGACACCGTGAGATGAGCGAGACACCCTCGCAGATGACGCTCACGGCGTTCCAAGAGCCGGAACCCTCTACCAGCGTTCACGAGACGCAGTCTCGTGAGCCAACCAGAACCGGAGGTTCTGGTGACGACGACTGA